GCAGAACTCATGCGTCTGCTACTTGATGAACACCAGATGAGTTGGGAAGCGGCCTGGCAAATCACGACCCGCACCATGGCTTATACCAATCACACGCTCTTGCCAGAAGCACTGGAGCGTTGGCCGGTGAACCTGTTTGGGCGATTATTGCCGCGGATTCTGGAAATCATTTACGAAATTAACGCGCGCTTTCTGCGTGAAGTTGCCAACCACTGGCCCGGCGATAAATCTCGTTTAAATGCGTTATCAATTATCGAAGAAGGCCATCAACAACAAGTTCGGATGGCACATTTGGCCATTGTGGGCAGTTTTTCGGTCAACGGCGTCGCTGCGCTCCACTCAGAACTTCTGAAAAAAGGTCTGTTTCGTGATTTTTACGAACTCTGGCCTGAAAAATTTAACAATAAAACCAATGGCGTCACCCAGCGTCGCTGGATGGCTTGGTGTAATCCGGCGTTGACACAGCTGCTTTCAGATACCATCGGTGATGATTGGATAACCGACCTCAGCCAACTGAAAAAACTGGTTCCCTATGCAGATGACCCGATATTCCAGCAGAAATGGCACGCTGCCAAACGCAATAATAAAGTTCGGCTTGCTGAACTGGTTGCGGACAATTGTGGCATTAAATTTCATCCTGACGCCATGTTCGATATTCAGGTCAAACGCATTCATGAATATAAACGTCAGTTGCTCAATATTCTGCATGTCATCCATCTTTATGCCCGCATCAAAAATGGTGAAACTGAAGGCTTAGTTAAACGCTGTGTGCTGTTTGGCGGTAAGGCTGCACCCGGCTATGCTATGGCAAAACAAATTATTAAATTGATTAATAACGTTGCCAAAGTCATTAACAACGATCCGGCTGTTGGCGATTGGCTGAAAGTGGTGTTTTTACCGAACTATCAAGTGTCGGCGATGGAAGTCATTTGCCCGGCGGCGGATTTGTCTGAGCAAGTCTCAACCGCTGGCAAAGAAGCCTCGGGCACCGGTAATATGAAATTTATGATGAATGGCGCCATGACTATCGGCACATTGGATGGCGCGAATATTGAAATTCGAGAAGAAGCCGGCGAAGAAAACTTTTTCTTGTTTGGTCTGACAGAAGCCGAAGTTCACGATCGCAAAGGCCACTATAACCCACAGCAAATCATTGAGCAGGACGCAGATCTCAAACGAGTCATGCAATGGCTCAAATCAGGTTACTTTAATCCGCTCGAATCAGGGTGCTTTGACAATATTCTCGCAGCCTTAACCAGCCCCCAGGACCCTTGGATGACCATCGCCGACTTCCGTAGCTACGTCAATGCTCAACATGAGGCTGGCTTGGCTTATCAGGATCAGTCTCGCTGGCTCAGAATGAGTATTTTAAATTGTGCTCACAGCGGCAAGTTTTCTACGGATCGGACGATGCAGGATTATAACCAGGATATCTGGAAGCTGACGCCTATTGGATCACCCATAGACTAAGCTGGCAAATCACATTTTCTGGTTAAGTTTTTTCTGGCCTGCCCTAGCCGGGCAGGCTCTGAAGCCGTATAATGCATCGCCTTGTTAAGATGGGATTGTGTTCCATTCTCAAGTTAAGCGCCCGTAGCTCAGCTGGATAGAGTATCGGTTTCCGAAGCCGAGGGTCACAGGTTCAAGTCCTGTCGGGCGCGCCATTTTTTTCTTCACTCCGCCAGCAACATCAATCGGTATTATTTTCCAGAAAAGTATTTGTTATTACTCCACAGAAACAACTCTGTTGTGGCGCTAAACACATCGGCAAGCAAACCGATCGCAGTGAACAATTTACTTGCCGTCTACCTTCTAATTGGATCCGTATCTGCGCGCTTTACCGTCTTAAAGCGAGCGCGGAATTTGTGATGAATGATGATGCAAAATTGGATTTGTTTTGGAAGTATCCATCACATAGCTAAAGCGAGCTTCAAAGTTAAGAACTTCGCCATCAACCGCAAAACGCCAGTTATAAATACCGCCCAAAACATACACCTCATTTTCCAATTCTTGAATGATCAATGTTTTGTCATGTAGCGCAATGCTTAACTCCGGACGGCTACCCAACTTTTCGAAATAAGCACGCAGTTTTTCAGGTGTATTGGCCACACTGTTTGAAAAGGTTGGAATTAGTACCGCATTAGCGTCATATAGGGCGAGTAATCCTTCGACATCCGCTCCATTCACAGCCTGCATCCATTGATCCAAAATATCGCGTGGTGCTTTTTTCATTGTTTTTCCTTATTCAAATACACTTAAGTCGTCATTAAATTAAATTTTCATATCTCTACTGACAGCAAGAGACTGAACGCTTCCACAGCATGCGAAAAAGCGCAACAGATAAACTTGCCTCAAGATTTTGCTCAGGTGATGTGACTATACGATGATAATTTTATCATTGCGTAGTGAGTTCATCGAGCAGATAACACAGACGCTTTATCAAAAATTGTCATGATGCCCTTTAATTTATCTTGCTTTGAGATGCCCCATTGGCTGAGCAGGTTAGATTGTTGTATAAAAATTCCTTAAATTTTGTGATCGTGCTGCCGATATTTATTTCTAAATTAATTTATTTATTATCAATAAATTGCTACTTTATCTTGCGAACAAAATTGAACAACAAAGTAGTCAGCAACGAAAAACTTCGTTAAGCCGCTTGCACACCTCGGATACTTTGGCATAAAACTAAGTGATATTCGGCGAATTTTTAATGTAATTCAAAGGCTTTTATGAAGCTTATTTAATTGCATAGGCTTGATGTTAACGCTCACAATCAAACCAAGCACGTACCAAACAACAATCTGTAATTTTCATCATTAGGATTTGCCATGCAGTGGCTGGAAACATTTTTTGTTACTGAGTCCGACCAATTAGCCCAAATTAGTGGCGTGTATAACTACGATTTGGTCGTGCTTTCGATTATTGTCGCATCGGTCGCCTCATTTATCGCCTTGCATTTTGCATCGATGAGCAGAGCTATTTTGGTCAGCAGTCATCGGCACCTGGCCATTATGATTGGTGCAGCCATCATGGCTGGCGGCGTATGGAGTATGCATTTCGTTGGTATGCTGGCATACAACATGGGGTCACATGTCGGTTACGACACTACGCTCACTTTACTCTCCATCATCCCCGTTTTAGTAGCAGCCTATATCGCACTAAAGATGTTACAAAAATCTCATCTCACCCTGTGGCAACTTATTATCAGCAGTGTGTGTGTCGGTGCGGGGATCGGTATCATGCATTACACCGGTATGGCGGCAATGCAGATGCATGTTTCATTGCAATATGACCCTCTGCTATTTGGCACTTCGATAATTGTCGCCGTCATTTTGGCTTTTATTGCACTTTCGGCACGCTATTATCTCCGCCTCGTTTGGCAACACATCTCGATGACCAAAGTTAATGGTATTAGCGCGGTCATTATGGGGCTCGCTATTTCAGGCATGCATTACACCGGTATGGCTGCTGCACGATATGTTGTCACCGACGAGACAGTCGTGGCGCACGCGATGCAAAATGAACATTTGCAGTTATCGTACATCGTTGCATTTACCACTTTATTGATTTCTATTCTGACGGCAGCGCTTGCTTCTCAGTTGCGTTATCGACAGTTGCTGATTGAAAAGACAGCGAATGAGCGGCGTTTACAAACAATGATGGAAACGGCAGTCGATGGCATTTTAACGGTCGATGCCAATGGCATTATCCGGGATTTTAACCGTTCTGCTATCGAGATTTTTGGCTGGCAATCTGATGAAATCATTGGCCAACCATTTTTGAAATTAGTCCCTGATGATGCCCAAGCTGAATTTCATGATTATCTGACGAGTTTTCAGCAAACCAATACGACACAATTAAGCGGACAAGCTCGAGAGACATTCGCTAAACACAAACAAGGCCATACTTTTCCGATACGGCTCGGCGTAGGTCATATCAATCTGTCAGAAGTGGGGTCTATGTTTGTTGGGTTTGTTACTGACATCTCTCAGCGATGGGCAATGGAAGAGCAGCTGCGTAAAAGTGAAGAAAAATTTAGTTCTCTTGTCAAAAACATTCCTGGCGCCAGTTTTCGTTGTTTGATCGATGCCAACTGGACAGCGATATTTGTTAGTGATGCCATTTATGATTTAACCGGTTGGCATCCTGATGATTTTTATAATAAACGAATCGAACTTGCCGACGTCATTCATCCAGATGACGTGGCAAAAACGAATCAAGCCGTTCAAGTTGCTCTGGACACAAAATCCAATTACAGCATTGAGTTTCGCTATAACCACCGCGATGGCAGAACACTGTGGGTCTTGGAACATGGCTCCATTATCTGGGAAAACGAGGAACCGGTCTGGATAGATGGTTTGATCCTCGATATCACCGATCGGGTGGAAATGGAGGATAATCTTCGAAAAGCCAAGGTGAAAGCGGAAATTTCTGCAGAAAGTAAAGCCCAATTTCTCGCCAACATGAGCCATGAAATTCGCACACCAATGAATGCTATCATTGGGTTTACCAATGTATTGATTGATGCTGATGATATGCCAGAAGGCAATCGAGGGCATCTGCAGACTATCAGCCAATCAGCCAGCTCTTTGTTGCATTTATTAAATGACATTTTGGATAGCGCCAAGCTTGAAAAAAACAAGCTTGAGTTAGATGAAACTACCTTTGATCTCACCCGTTTAGTCGATTCGGTTATCTCAACGCTATGGTTACAAGCAAAGCATAAAGGCTTGTATTTGAATTTTGAGCTCCCTGACAATATCCATACAGCCTACCGTGGCGATGAAAACCGTCTCCGACAAGTACTGATTAATATCATTGGTAACGCGATCAAATTCACCGAGCAGGGTGGCGTCAACTTATCGGTTTCCATTAATGCACAACAACATATTTGTTTCAGCATTGAAGATACCGGTATTGGTATGGACTCAGCGACGCTGGATAAGGTTTTTGAACCATTCTCACAAGCGGACGCCTCCATGAGTCGTCGTTTTGGCGGCACCGGTCTAGGGACCACCATTTCAAAACAACTTGTAGAGCTAATGGGCGGGAAGTTACAGGCAAGCAGTGAACCGGGTATTGGAAGTCGTTTTTACTTCGCTTTGCCGCTCAAGAAAACTCAGTTAGATCCTGGTAAAGTTGCCGAAAACCAGCTCATTCATTTGTTACCGAAAAGAGTTTTAATAGCGGACGATATTCAACAAAACCTGACTTTACTCACGCTCATTTTAGAACGTCAAAAACACATCGTTATTCAAGCAGAAAATGGCGAGCAAGCGTTAGATATATTCAAAAAATCGCAACCAGATATTATTTTGATGGACTTGCAAATGCCGGTCATGGATGGCTTTACTGCCACCAAGATGATTCGGATTTATGAGGCGGAAAATCAGCTTACGCCAACCCCTATTGTTGCTTTAACAGCAAGCGTTTTAAGCGAAGATAAAATTGAAGCAAAGCTAGCCGGCATGGATGGTTTTGCCCATAAACCAATTGATATACGTGCCCTCAATGTCGAAATGGCGCGTGTCTTGGGGCTTCTTGATGAAACAATAGAAACGGCTGAAGCACTGAACAAAAATAAAGTGACATCAACGCCGAACATTAACCTTGAGCACGGCACCGCTTTATGGGGCGATGAAGCAACGTATCTTCATGAAATAGGCCGTTTTTGGCAACAACACCATGATATTGTCGATACACTAACCACACTCTGTGAGACCAAAGACTGGTCTGCACTGCGGAGTACAGCGCATAAATTAAAAGGTCTGTCTGGTAACCTTGGACTGACCAAAATCTATCATTGTGCCGTTCAAATGGAACAATATATTGCGAAACAGAACTCTGAAAAAACACTGGCGGATATTGAGTCACTCCGAGTCGCGATGGGATTATTTCATGATGAAATGTCGTCACTCAGCCAAGCCATCAACCAATCACAAAACATGCCAAATTCAGTAGAAAGCCTTAATGCTGATGCGCTTCAGAATTTGTTGACGAGCCTGACGAAAATGGCCCAGCTTGGTGAGGTTGATGAGGAGCTAATTCAACAACTGGTCAAGGGCGTACCTGCTGATTTGCACCGTACGGCCTCCGCAGTGCAAACTGCATTGGATGATTTTGACTTTAACGGTGCTCAAGATCATTTAGCCGTTATCCAGGCTCGCCTTGCAAACGAGAGCTAGTTTATGACCCTAACTAATCAAGCTACCCCTCGTATTTTAGTTGTCGATGATGAGCCGACCAATCTCAGAGTATTACGTCAAATCTTGGGAGACCGCTACAAATTATCTTTCGCACGCTCGGGTAAAAGCGCGATTGAACTCGTTGAGAAAGAGCAGCCAGATCTAATTCTGCTCGATATTATGATGCCCGAAATGACCGGGCTGGAGGTCTGTCAACATCTCAAATCGATGACCGATTATGCTCATATACCTGTCATTTTTGTTACTGCGTTACAAGATGCCGTTGATGAAGCCCAAGGCTTTGAAATTGGTGCTGTAGATTACATTGTTAAGCCAGTGGTGCCTTCAACGGTATTGGCCAGAGTTAAAACCCACATCTCGTTAGTGCGAGCAGATGAACTTCATGCTACGCACATTGATTTGATTCATCGGCTTGGCCGCGCTGCAGAGTATAAAGATAATGAGACCGGCATGCATGTTCAGCGAATGAGTCATTATGCCAAGGTTATAGCTCTTGCGTATGGCTTTGATGACTATGCGGCTGATGAACTGATGATGGCCGCCCCGATGCATGATATTGGTAAAATCGGCATCGCTGATCGGATTCTGCTGAAACCTGATAAATTAACAGCCGAAGAATTTGATGAAATGAAAACGCACACGCTAATTGGTGCGGAAATCTTAGCCAACTCTCGATCAAGACTTATCCAATTGGCGCATTTAATTGCGCTAACACACCACGAAAAATGGGATGGTTCCGGTTATCCTAATGGTTTAAAAGGTGAAGAGATTCCGATTGAAAGCCGTATCATCGCGATTGCCGATGTTTTCGATGCGTTGACTAGTGAGCGCCCATACAAGCATGCCTGGCCGGTTGAAGAGGCCCTTTCCTATATTAAAGAACAAGCTGGTACGCATCTCGATCCAGATTTACCGCCACTTTTAGAGCAAAATATGACGGAAATTTTAGAAATCAAAACTCGGCTTTCCGATTAAATTTAGGTTTGCAATTTTTACTTGACCAACAGCCTTGCCATATTTGATACGGCATTCAGTCCCTTGGCTCTAAACTACTTTTAAATTAACGCGTGAAGCCCACCCCTTCAAGCTGACACTATTCATGAAAAAAACGTTCAAAGTCTCTTTAAGCCATTCAATAAAAAAACAACTTGTACGATCATCTGGGATGGTCACGATACTGCTATGTCTTGGCCCTCCTCCCAGCTTCGCATCACATTGGCAAAACCCGTCATTTATTCAAGAGAGTTTTGAGCGTATTGCACTGCAAAGTGAATATAATTCAGCTCCCCAAGTGCTTCGTCGTTGGGAGCAACCTATCACCTACTTTATTCACCATGAGACAGGTGATAAAGCGCTGCACAACCAACTGACCAAAATTCATTTGTCACAACTTGCCAGTATTACCGGCACCACCTTCCTGCCTGCTAAAACAGCTGAATCATCAAAGTTGCAAATTTATTTTACTAATGAGCAAAATTTAGGTGAGGATTTAAAACAAAAATTTGAGCTGACTGGGACACAATTAACCGCTATTCAGCATCATAATATTTGCCTGGCACGTATCAGTACCGCAGGTAATCACATCAAGCATGCGCTGGTACTGATCCCGGTTGACCGTGCTCGTGCTAACGCTAAACTCTTAAGCTGTATTGTTGAAGAGCTCACACAGATCATGGGATTACCTAACGATGATGACCGCGTTTTCCCATCAATTTTTAATGATCGAAGTGTGGATGAGTTTTTGACTGGGCTGGATTACATGCTATTAAAACTACTTTACCACCCCAGTCTGCGGCCGGGCATGTCCGCAAAACAGGTACGGTCACATGTCACTAAAATTATGCAAACCGATGAATATCAGCAATGGTTGAATGAAGCGGATGGTCAGGTGAGATCTTCCGGGCTATATCCCTTGCTTCATTGACCAAAAAAAAGGCCCTGTGAAGGGCCTTTTTTGTAACACTCAGATTAACGTTGTTTTATTCAACAACAACGAAATCAACACGACGGTTTTCAGCACGACCTTGGCTAGTGCTGTTGTCGGCAACTGGCTGACCTTCACCCATACCAACTGGCACCAGTTGTGAACCATTAACGCCGTTTGCAACCAGATAATCGACTACAGCTTCAGCACGACGCTGAGACAGATTCAGGTTGTAAGCTTCAGGACCCACGCTGTCAGTATGACCTTCAACGCGAACTTCCAAAACATCATCGGTATCTTTGATTTGTGCGACCGCATCATCCAGAATCATTTCAGCTTCTGGTGTCAGAACCGCTTTATCAAAGGCAAAGTTAACACCGGTCAATGACAGAATGTTGGCACCACTTACTGGGCAGCCATCTCTATCCACTTTGACACCAGCAGGCGTACCTGGGCACAGGTCTCTGTAGTCTGCAACGCCATCACCATCAGAATCTAATGGGCAGCCTTCACTGTCTACTTGAACACCTTCAGGGGTTGCTGGACACATATCGATACCATCAACGACACCATCATTATCACTATCGAAAGCACAACCATTTTGGTCTGTCAGAGCACCCGCGGGCGCTGTCATTTCACACACTACAGGTTCTTCAACAGGCTCTGGCTCAGCAGGCATTTCGTCCGGACCGCAGAGTAACAAGGCCAATTGTGAGCCAGCAACGGCACCACCAACAGCACCGGCACCACCACTCACCGCACCAACACCTGCACCACCGACAATGGCACCACTGGCAGAACAAAGCAGGTAAGTATCGGCTGTACGTTTATCTTGGCCGGCGCAGGCAGCCAACAGGCTGACTGTCATCACAGTCGCAGCAAGTTTGACAAATAAATTCATGAGCGCTTCCTTTTTTCTTTAAGACAGAAAGAGTTTTACAAAGCGTAAACAACAGCTGTGTTGCTTAAAAAGTACAACTGTTGCATTTGCCTGACAGTAATCATAATACGAATAATGATTGCCGTCTAATACATTCATTAATCAAGGTTATTAGTCATTTCTTATAGGCGTCCCATAAAACCTTCGTTTTCAGGTTCCAATGCGAGACCACCATCATCAGCCAGTGATTCCGGCAGTTCACCAGTCTCAGCACCCAGTTTAATCATTAGCCTGACTTCATTTGTTGAGTCGGCATTTTTCAAAGCATCCTCATAAGAAATCTGCCCTGCTTTATATAAGTCATAAACAGCCTGGTCAAAGGTCTGCATGCCTAGTTCTCGAGAACGCTTCATGACATCTTTAATTTCAGAGACTTTGCCTTTTTCAATCAAGTCCCCAATCAGTGGCGTATTTACCATGACCTCAACGGCGACACAGAGCCCGATGCCATCTTTTTTAGGAATGAGTCGCTGTGCTACTACTGCTTTTAAATTAAGCGACATATCCATAAACAGTTGCTGATGACGATCTTCAGGGAAAAAGTTAATGATCCTGTCCAAGGCCTGGTTGGCATTGTTCGCGTGTAATGTCGATAAACATAAATGCCCCGTCTCAGCAAAGGCAATACCGTAATCCATCGTATCGCGAGAACGAATCTCGCCAATCATGATGACATCCGGTGCCTGCCGTAGAGAGTTTTTCAGAGCAATGGCATAGGAATCGGTATCGACGCCGACTTCACG
The genomic region above belongs to Methylophaga frappieri and contains:
- a CDS encoding response regulator codes for the protein MTLTNQATPRILVVDDEPTNLRVLRQILGDRYKLSFARSGKSAIELVEKEQPDLILLDIMMPEMTGLEVCQHLKSMTDYAHIPVIFVTALQDAVDEAQGFEIGAVDYIVKPVVPSTVLARVKTHISLVRADELHATHIDLIHRLGRAAEYKDNETGMHVQRMSHYAKVIALAYGFDDYAADELMMAAPMHDIGKIGIADRILLKPDKLTAEEFDEMKTHTLIGAEILANSRSRLIQLAHLIALTHHEKWDGSGYPNGLKGEEIPIESRIIAIADVFDALTSERPYKHAWPVEEALSYIKEQAGTHLDPDLPPLLEQNMTEILEIKTRLSD
- a CDS encoding DUF2927 domain-containing protein, which translates into the protein MVTILLCLGPPPSFASHWQNPSFIQESFERIALQSEYNSAPQVLRRWEQPITYFIHHETGDKALHNQLTKIHLSQLASITGTTFLPAKTAESSKLQIYFTNEQNLGEDLKQKFELTGTQLTAIQHHNICLARISTAGNHIKHALVLIPVDRARANAKLLSCIVEELTQIMGLPNDDDRVFPSIFNDRSVDEFLTGLDYMLLKLLYHPSLRPGMSAKQVRSHVTKIMQTDEYQQWLNEADGQVRSSGLYPLLH
- a CDS encoding OmpA family protein, coding for MNLFVKLAATVMTVSLLAACAGQDKRTADTYLLCSASGAIVGGAGVGAVSGGAGAVGGAVAGSQLALLLCGPDEMPAEPEPVEEPVVCEMTAPAGALTDQNGCAFDSDNDGVVDGIDMCPATPEGVQVDSEGCPLDSDGDGVADYRDLCPGTPAGVKVDRDGCPVSGANILSLTGVNFAFDKAVLTPEAEMILDDAVAQIKDTDDVLEVRVEGHTDSVGPEAYNLNLSQRRAEAVVDYLVANGVNGSQLVPVGMGEGQPVADNSTSQGRAENRRVDFVVVE
- a CDS encoding PAS domain S-box protein encodes the protein MQWLETFFVTESDQLAQISGVYNYDLVVLSIIVASVASFIALHFASMSRAILVSSHRHLAIMIGAAIMAGGVWSMHFVGMLAYNMGSHVGYDTTLTLLSIIPVLVAAYIALKMLQKSHLTLWQLIISSVCVGAGIGIMHYTGMAAMQMHVSLQYDPLLFGTSIIVAVILAFIALSARYYLRLVWQHISMTKVNGISAVIMGLAISGMHYTGMAAARYVVTDETVVAHAMQNEHLQLSYIVAFTTLLISILTAALASQLRYRQLLIEKTANERRLQTMMETAVDGILTVDANGIIRDFNRSAIEIFGWQSDEIIGQPFLKLVPDDAQAEFHDYLTSFQQTNTTQLSGQARETFAKHKQGHTFPIRLGVGHINLSEVGSMFVGFVTDISQRWAMEEQLRKSEEKFSSLVKNIPGASFRCLIDANWTAIFVSDAIYDLTGWHPDDFYNKRIELADVIHPDDVAKTNQAVQVALDTKSNYSIEFRYNHRDGRTLWVLEHGSIIWENEEPVWIDGLILDITDRVEMEDNLRKAKVKAEISAESKAQFLANMSHEIRTPMNAIIGFTNVLIDADDMPEGNRGHLQTISQSASSLLHLLNDILDSAKLEKNKLELDETTFDLTRLVDSVISTLWLQAKHKGLYLNFELPDNIHTAYRGDENRLRQVLINIIGNAIKFTEQGGVNLSVSINAQQHICFSIEDTGIGMDSATLDKVFEPFSQADASMSRRFGGTGLGTTISKQLVELMGGKLQASSEPGIGSRFYFALPLKKTQLDPGKVAENQLIHLLPKRVLIADDIQQNLTLLTLILERQKHIVIQAENGEQALDIFKKSQPDIILMDLQMPVMDGFTATKMIRIYEAENQLTPTPIVALTASVLSEDKIEAKLAGMDGFAHKPIDIRALNVEMARVLGLLDETIETAEALNKNKVTSTPNINLEHGTALWGDEATYLHEIGRFWQQHHDIVDTLTTLCETKDWSALRSTAHKLKGLSGNLGLTKIYHCAVQMEQYIAKQNSEKTLADIESLRVAMGLFHDEMSSLSQAINQSQNMPNSVESLNADALQNLLTSLTKMAQLGEVDEELIQQLVKGVPADLHRTASAVQTALDDFDFNGAQDHLAVIQARLANES
- a CDS encoding glycogen/starch/alpha-glucan phosphorylase; this translates as MTTRYSCSATPAPDLYDIEALSLSASALTDDFKRYYGVHLAQGKGCASGHYLFTALALTLRDRLLERMRVTQETYRQQNCKQAYYLSMEFLMGRALGNAALNLGLDDELKQLLNGLGLEYEDLAEMEHDAGLGNGGLGRLAACFIDSCATLQLPVTGYGLRYEYGMFQQRIENGYQQEMPDHWLRDGNPWELERPEYTRRIKFGGHTEYHRSASGWMEVQWVATNDVLAVPYDLPIPGYQNGTVNRLRLWKAAATDEFNLEDFNAGSYTDAVAAKNAAENISMVLYPNDASENGKELRLRQQYFLASASLQDILAHWVNRHGQDFTGFADKNCFQLNDTHPTVAVAELMRLLLDEHQMSWEAAWQITTRTMAYTNHTLLPEALERWPVNLFGRLLPRILEIIYEINARFLREVANHWPGDKSRLNALSIIEEGHQQQVRMAHLAIVGSFSVNGVAALHSELLKKGLFRDFYELWPEKFNNKTNGVTQRRWMAWCNPALTQLLSDTIGDDWITDLSQLKKLVPYADDPIFQQKWHAAKRNNKVRLAELVADNCGIKFHPDAMFDIQVKRIHEYKRQLLNILHVIHLYARIKNGETEGLVKRCVLFGGKAAPGYAMAKQIIKLINNVAKVINNDPAVGDWLKVVFLPNYQVSAMEVICPAADLSEQVSTAGKEASGTGNMKFMMNGAMTIGTLDGANIEIREEAGEENFFLFGLTEAEVHDRKGHYNPQQIIEQDADLKRVMQWLKSGYFNPLESGCFDNILAALTSPQDPWMTIADFRSYVNAQHEAGLAYQDQSRWLRMSILNCAHSGKFSTDRTMQDYNQDIWKLTPIGSPID
- a CDS encoding nuclear transport factor 2 family protein is translated as MKKAPRDILDQWMQAVNGADVEGLLALYDANAVLIPTFSNSVANTPEKLRAYFEKLGSRPELSIALHDKTLIIQELENEVYVLGGIYNWRFAVDGEVLNFEARFSYVMDTSKTNPILHHHSSQIPRSL
- a CDS encoding PilT/PilU family type 4a pilus ATPase, with translation MEIVTILKAAVKHEASDIFITAERPPTLKVNGRMATLSQEPLTDEQARNLVLSTMNDEQKRTFERDKECNYAIDAKGAGRFRVSALYQRNRVGMVMRLVKEDIPTIEQLNVPEIIKDLSMTKRGLVIFVGATGSGKSTTLAAMIGYRNQNSTGHILTIEDPIEFSHKHAGCVVTQREVGVDTDSYAIALKNSLRQAPDVIMIGEIRSRDTMDYGIAFAETGHLCLSTLHANNANQALDRIINFFPEDRHQQLFMDMSLNLKAVVAQRLIPKKDGIGLCVAVEVMVNTPLIGDLIEKGKVSEIKDVMKRSRELGMQTFDQAVYDLYKAGQISYEDALKNADSTNEVRLMIKLGAETGELPESLADDGGLALEPENEGFMGRL